The Raphanus sativus cultivar WK10039 chromosome 6, ASM80110v3, whole genome shotgun sequence sequence tttatttaattatatacgtCATCAGTTTCAAGTTTTTGGGAAAATTAGGTAGAACTATAATTTAATTCTGAAATTATATTAACCTATTACATAAGtgtatttttaatcttttggaTTTGGCTTTATATCACTTCTAAAAGATTTTGTAAGAATCTGATACTATAGTTTATGAAAGGAGATGTTACCGTATGTTATGTCACACAAATATACACAAATGTTGGATCATTTACAGTCCATATATATCTTCTTAGTTTTTCAAGTAAATCAGACACATAGTGGTTCttagtttacaaaaagaaaacaatggaGAGGATCAGTTGATCAGAGAGGGAGATTGGCAATGTCAAGGGAGAGGCTTGACCAAGGAGAGAGGAAGAAACAGGGAGGGTGATGCTGGGGACAGAAGAGGTTGTCATATCAGTTGTTCAAATATCTTAAGTCAGCAAAGCTAAACCTTCCTCCATGCTCACACCAAGGTGCCGTACCATGAAAGGAATTTACAACAGTCAGCAATTGCTCAGTTTGGTCGTGGTATCTATCATTAGAGCATTGTGTAGTAAAAGCTAACATTTGTGTCTCTCATTCTAGCCACAAGCTTGCTCAGTAATATTCTATAAACAATGACTTGTGTCTTATTGCATCCGTAATTGCTCCTATGTGGGTTGGATTCATTCAAACTTGTTTGAAGAACCTTGGAATTGTTGGGACAATAGTCGTTCGATCAATGTCTTTGTTTTATTATGTATAAAAAGGGTCCCAAAATTGGTAACCAATGATAGATACAAAAGACATGCTAGAACCAAAAAACGTGCAGAAACCTCAATGGTGCCTGTAGTGAGGATTATTAGTTTAGGACTAGAATGGAAATGAACAGTAAAGCTAAATCATCCCATTGTCAAAAGCACAAACTAAattaacttgttttttttttgacaactacTAAATTAACTTGTTATATCTGAAAACCGTAGACTTTTGcggaaggaaaagaaaaaaaaaaacacaaatccaCCAGAAGCATAAAATAGCATAATTTGATAATCTGATCCACATTGTTAAATGGACCTGTCATAACCTAAGAACGACGGCGAGTCCGAGCTTTTTTAGAACTCTGGGCTTCTTCTCCACTCCCGCGTGTCACAAAACGCTGTTTTCCAGTAAATGTACCACCACAGAGCTTACCCAAGAGGCTCATTGCTCCTGTGCTCTCACAGATGACTCTTCTAACTATAGCTCTCCGCTCAACATGTAGACCAACTTCAAAACTCTGTCGAGGAGCATGAGGCTCAGCCAAGCCCTTGAAGGTTATGTAAACGTGTGCACTTTTGGCCTTGAGTCTCTCTTTAGACGGCTCCGAATCATCAGCTCTAGTTTCTATGACCACATTAATAATCTCTAACTTGGACTGATAGTGACGGTCCCTCTGGAACAGCCAACAACAAGTATTGGTGTTAGTTATTACTATGAACAACAAACAATAACACTCGTGAAAATATCATGAACTGATATGCAAAACTTACTGTTAGGATACGCTTATCGTGTGAGTAAATGACAAGTACCAAATACGTCAAAATCCAATCATTGGCTTCCAACTCTGATCGATTCACCTGCACAAAatcaaaaagaagatatataaCTACTTTCTTAATTGATAATGTGCAAAACAAAACTTAAGTTTACCATGTAAAATCGTTTTCCATCACTCAAGTTAGCATCCGATGGCCATGGAGGCAAATCACCTACGAAGGGAACCGTGGCCTCTGGACCACCATGATAGTGTGGTACGAATGGCTCTTTGGCTGAGTCACCTTCACCTTTAGCTTCTTCTTTGATTCTAGCAACAGAACAAGTAAAATCCAAACGCCCAAAAGAATTTTCATCAATCCGAACCTGAAAGGTCTTAACCGATGGGCTAACATCTGGATCTTGTGCTAACAAGGTCAGGTAGTACGAGCTCACACAGTTAAGCGTCACGTTGAATTTGATTAGGGAAGATAGCTGGTAGTTTGTCCCCTGACAGGTGAATAAATAAAGGAAATGGAGTGAAAGAGCTAACCAATTTAAACACCAATTAGAATATATTTAGTTACCTGGATAATATTATAACGCTGCAGTCCCGCCATACAATAACCATTCACCAAATCATGGTCAGCATAACGACCATCGCCTTGATAAGTCCTCATTACAAGAATTGGTGTTCCACACATATATGATGGAATTGAAACATCCTCGagatcaaaaccctaaaccatcaCCGAAATAAACAGTCCATAAACAAAAGCAATCGATCGAAATCTCATCATCAACCCTAGGTAGAAGAAGATGATAGAAATACTTACTTCAGATTCTTGCACAACACGCCAGTAATCGTCACGCACTCTTGCGTACTCCTCCGCCGAAACATACTCCTCCTCCGGAACATTCTCCTCCGTCGTCGTCATTCCTCCTCGTGGCGGCTGATCTTCAAACACGAGTTTAGGGCTCTTTTacgaaattttatttaaaaagaatcTGTGTTATAGGTTTCTAAAAGCATACAAAGTCGGTTTTTCTTTTGGGTCGAGTTTATTTTTGGATAGGATCCAATTCGAATCTTTAATCAGGTATAGTATACGAATTAGATTTTTATAGagtttattgattttaaaagtaCACTGATTTACTGATTTGTTAAATTTGGAAATAATTgtagaaaattttatatattgtaaaaatctatgaaaatcaaataatgtaatattttaagaatTCAAGAGAAATATGTAGTAttctcaaaattttgttttgtgagTTAAAATGTTAAGGATTCAACTCTCAATAACACTTAATTTAATAGAGTTGTAGAATCATTCAAATCTATTActttttaataacaaattattttgtaaagaattataaaatcatcaaaccaaAAACACTTGATTTCAATGAGAATGTGAGAAtctataaatcaataaatactagatttgaaaattctaaaaatcattataaatccAATTCCCACTAACACATCTAGTTCAGTTTAAATTTACAcaagaatttataattttgtggggaaatttataaattacaaCTATCGTTTCATGTAAGTGTAATTAATGTACAACTGTATATTAACAAAAAACGTTGTGCTCctccaacaaaaaatattttcaacttGAAAAAAACAATTGCAGGATAAACTATatgtttcatatttatttttcatctaCTAAATGTCTCAAAAGAACCTAATAGTACAACAAATGTTTCAAAAGAGTCCATAACTACTAACTAGTAATTCCATCttttggtttcaaaaaaaaaaaactactaacTAGTAACGAATTAAGAATAGACTCGTATCGTTTAACAGAGGAAGAAGTGATACAGAGCGGCAGTACGTGACCAATAACCATGCActgagtttttttatttaaacaatatatattatataataatctGCCCGATATATCGGGAATCAGATGCGGTTACAATCTTTGTTTCGAACAAAAGTATCAAAGTCATTCTATTACAAGCCTAGCTTCGTCCACCCACTAAACCCGGCACATTCCACTAGTTTGTCTTTCGAAGTTCTTCGATATCGGTCGCCGTTCTCAACCATCAACGTGATTCTCAGGAACGTGAGGTTCTCCAAGTTACCTCGGATGCCGGGAGTTCCTTTGATATTTCCGGAGTAGCTAGTTTCCGATGATCTCAACAAATCTTGTAACTTTTCTGTCAACGAAGCTCGAGACGGCTATAGGGGAGAATTCAGATACTTACCAAGAACCTTGCGAATGCCACCAAAACCGGCTTGTATATAGCGCCACCGACGCTTTGAACCACATCCCAAATCGAGCAAGTACTCGCTAAATCCGCCTAAGAACCTGCAAAAAAGCGGGCTGGATACACCGCCACTTCGAAACTAACCAGTCTCAACACCTATAGGGAAAGTCAGGCATGCCACCACGAAAGCTCCAAGAACTAAAGTGGTCCCCGGAAGCAGCCTAGACCAAATGGAGACACCGAGGACGTGAATGACTCCCGAGCACAGCCTCGCCAAATGTGACCTTTGAGAACCAAAAGCCAAGAACCCAACCGTGAAGAACCTCTCCGGTGTCAATAGAGAAGATTTAACAATAATGCCTCGAGACACAACCAAGCAGAGGCCTGAACCAGAGCAAGGAATAGCTAGTACGAAACCGTGAAGAAGATAACCGAAGTGAAGCGCCGACCGTACTGTCCACAAGAAGCCATAGACGACAACTTGCTACAAACAACACAATCATAAACACAAGCCAACTGAACAGAGCACCAACACCTCCTGCGTACAACCGCTCAGAACCCGCCTCCGATCTAAGGAAGCACCGGAGTTCACTTGGCGAAGAGGCAGAGGAACTGGTACACACCGACGCCGGAGAGCCCCAAGAAACCAACCCCCTTTGCCGAAAGGTTTCAGCTTTAAGAAATCCCGACAAGCAAGAAGCTCAAAAAGCAAACCCCACCGTGATCTTCAACAACGACGATATCTCCGGGAAGATCGAAAGTAAAACCGATCTACACCGCAAGCCCTAAAATCCGACCATTCACCAAACAAACTGCTTCAGAACCTCACCCTGGTGCTAATAATAGCAGtcacactacaaaaaaaatctacattGATAGCAGATTGTTATAGCACGTTTTACTGAACTGCTATCGTAGATGACTTAAAATTTTCCGTATTATATAATAGCATTAGATAAACGCTATAATAGGGTGAAACCTAAAATAGCACTTAATTAAtgctattttgaaaattaactgAGCGGGAAAATAAAATTACTGATTCCGCCAATGCTTATCGGGAAATTAGGTTTAAGCgccgaaatattatttaagtgtCTTCAATAAAACTATCAAAGACATATAATAGCATTTTTCTAATGCTAAGAAAAACTATTTGAtcccctaaatcttaaaccctaaattctaaaatctattctattaattcttcagcatgaccaattgatattagttgtgtccacttttttaattttataactgTTCATTAATACACCTTTAATATAccttatttaaatttagataacTGTTAAATTTAATCACCATGTTATAATTGTATCTGCCAAAAACGGTTTCCattttctctttatcactttTATCACGACTGTTACGATCATTATTAATATCtcagaaacagaaaaaaaagttttgtccGCGACACAGAGTTACGGAACATTGAACatgatgaaaagaagaagatataattttatttgaatctACGTTGAGTTTACGTTTGGTAGTCTATATTagttgaatatataattatgtgaTAGCCTGATAGGTTTGACCAAGTAATTGATGAAAACAAGTGAATTAGATGATTAAAAGAATGAAAGTGGCCGctgtttttagcaaaaaaaaagtggcTACTATTAGGGGAGAAGAATTGCAGAGCATAGGGAAAAAGATAACATGCTATTTTACCTTtcattaaaatgaaaaagaaaaaaaacgacagaaatagtcaaatttgggtaatattttttttgctgtaATATTATGTGTGCTATTATGTGCAATAGTAGTATTATTATGATTATATATGAAACCAAACTTTAgtgaaaaacatataatcatataaacatataaacgTTAAACCTATTATaatattcacatatataatgctttatttgtaacatttaaatgtaaataaatagtcagaaatataaatttatattcaataaatttaatttgtttcggCAAATAAATTTGCACTTTGAAAACGtggatcaaaaataatattactttgttatttatataatttgacatattgaatatagtcaccaaaatatattaaattaaataatattaaacactaaaataattataaaaaaaacaaaaattaaattaaattattaaaaaaacataaaacaaaacatatacccgcccttcaaagggcgggtcaaaatctagtaaccCTTAAAACTCTaatcttttttatattataacttcaaatcttaaaattaaattcaaaatttaatcttCTTAATCTTAAactataattttctaaacataaatcttaaatcaatTCCAAAATCATACCAAACTAAAGTGCCTAAGTTGAAACCCTAAACCTATCTTTAAACTATAATCtctaaacatataaactttaaaaaactaataatttcataatataatctcaattttaaatttaaaatcaaaacttaaTATTCTAAATCTTTATCTataacttaaaacaaaaaaacataaattttatatctaaacaCAATTTGTAATTTCCAAAATTCTTTAGTTTTATAACTTTTACTTTCTAACCTCTAAACTCCAAACCTATTCCCCAAACCTCAAATATACGTCAAACCCTTTGTAttgtatcataaattataaatctacaCACATAAATTacaaatctaatttttaaattttaatctcaAACTTCACTCTAAATTAAACATAAACtctatatattctttaaaagtgatataatcaaaatttattttaaatctaaatcttaaaattagaTTATACATctgtttttcaaatttcaatttcgaaatttaaaaatgtaaactctaaactctatttcaTAAACTCTTTAACCCTATTTTCTAATACCTAAATACCAATCAAAAAgtttaactttcaaaatttaaatctgaatttttaaattgtaaaatctaaatcttagatttttcctaaaatattttttttttatttttgaaaatttatcataaatatctatatattaaagCACACACACAAATGAATAGA is a genomic window containing:
- the LOC108810164 gene encoding UPF0725 protein At1g23970, whose product is MTTTEENVPEEEYVSAEEYARVRDDYWRVVQESEGFDLEDVSIPSYMCGTPILVMRTYQGDGRYADHDLVNGYCMAGLQRYNIIQGTNYQLSSLIKFNVTLNCVSSYYLTLLAQDPDVSPSVKTFQVRIDENSFGRLDFTCSVARIKEEAKGEGDSAKEPFVPHYHGGPEATVPFVGDLPPWPSDANLSDGKRFYMVNRSELEANDWILTYLVLVIYSHDKRILTRDRHYQSKLEIINVVIETRADDSEPSKERLKAKSAHVYITFKGLAEPHAPRQSFEVGLHVERRAIVRRVICESTGAMSLLGKLCGGTFTGKQRFVTRGSGEEAQSSKKARTRRRS